DNA sequence from the Xanthocytophaga agilis genome:
CGTGCACATTATCCATCCGATCACCGGATTTCAGAAACTCCTCTGTAAAGATACAGAAGTAGCCTTCCCTGACTTCAGAGAGATGTTCAAATGCATAGGGAACAAGCGGATTGGAAAAGATCAGAGCAGGCTGAGTAATCTCAATGCTTCTGTTGGCATAATGTAATATACAGTGATTGGTAAGCAAGGTTACTTTATAAAAATCCCGACGACTATAGGGTATCGTTTTCCCCTTTGACCTCTCTATCGAATACACATTAAAATGCCTGACCGGAGACTGGTTTTGGGTACCATCTTGTAGTGTTTTAGTTTCTTTTGTAATCATGTCACAAAAATAAGAATATCAAAGAATTTTATCGTATAGTCTTATAAGCAGACCGATTCACTTTATATCCTTTGTTCTACGTAATTCGAATAGCACCTGACACTTGGGTAGTTCCTCCCTGATTCGTTCTTTTTCTTCTACGGAAAACGAATTATTGACCAAAACCAGGAAGAGTAGCTTAGAAAGACTTTTCAATTGAGCAGACAAAGATTGCAGTTTGTTATCAGAAATGAGCAAAGTAGATAATCGGCTTAGATTCAGAATTTCATCTGGTAAAGACTCAAGATCATTATGATCAAGAAATAAAGATTCAAGACCATGAAGCTTTCCTATTTCCAAAGGCAGCTTCACTAATTGATTATGGCTTACTTTTAATTCCATTAACTGAGAAAGTTCTCCAATTTCGGCAGGCAATGACGTTAGCTGGTTATACGAAAGTTCCAAATGCGTCAAGCCTTTGAACTGGCTGATATCAGTAGGAAGCACTCTAAGCTTATTATTAGCCAGATTCAATTTTTCTAAATGTCTGAAATATTTGATTTGAGAAGGCACCCCCGTTAAATCCCGTTTAGACAGATCTAGTTCCTTCTTAAAATAAACTCCGTACAGCTTCTTATTAAATGGGTAATGAGCACTTTTTGAGAAAAAGCCAAACGCTATTTCAACACCTTGTTTAAACTCTTCTATGTCAATATGTGATGCTTGGGCAATCTCTAAACCAAGTTGAATACTCTCCATCTGCCCGGAAAGTAATAGCCGCATTACATTTTCTTTTTCAATCTGATCTTCCGCCATAGTGTTTTCTTGATAAGATGATTAAAACCAGATTCGACAATTAGGTAGCCAGGCCCGAATCTTTTGTTGCTCGGCCTCTGAAATGGGATTACCAGTCAGATTAAGAGAATCTAGTTGGGTTAGATTTTTTATTTCTTCAGGTAGTCTCTCTAATTGGTTATTATTCAGATGAAGAGTCGTTAACCTAGTTAATGTCCCAATTTCAGCAGGAAGTGTTCGCAGTTGACAATTACCCAATTCAATATAATCTAAGACTGGCAACTTGCTAATGCTAATAGGAAATATAGATAGAGGATTTTCCTCTAAATATAACCCATTCATTTTTTTAAGTTTTTCTATTTCTACAGGAAGAGATTGCAAAAGGTTAGTAGTAAGATCCAACCTTTCCAAATCAACTAAGCACCCAATTTCATCTGGTAGGGATATCAGTCTATTATTAGACAATTCCAGTTCTTTGAGATTGATAAGTGCACTAATTTCCTGAGGCAGGCTTGTCAGCTGATTTTCATCTACTCTAAGCTCTTTCAATCTGATTAACTTTCCTATTTCGACTGGTAACGCCACTAACTGAATCGAACGTATATCCAACAATATTAGATCTGTAAGATTGCCAATTTTGGCGGGAATAATCTTTAACGGGTTATTACCTAAATCAAGATTTGTGAGGGTAGTAAGGCTCCATATCTCATCTGGAATGATAGTGAATTGATTAAAAGACAAACGAAGTTCCTTGAGATTTTTGAGATTCCTTATTTCAGTGGGTAATGTATTGAGTTGATTGGCTGATAAATCCAGCCATGTCAATTGGGTTAGGTTTCCTATCTGGGTTGGTATAGCAGTGAAGTGATTACGGGTTAAATCCAGTGATTTCAGATTGACAAAATAGACAATTTGCCAGGGCAATATAGATTCATCACGTAATGTTAGACCTCTTGCATTACTGATTTCCCATAATTGTTTCTCAAAAGAAATACCCACCTTACTTGAAAGTAGACGATAGGCAATACTAATATCCTGTTTAAACTCTTCCAGATCAAGTTTCAAAGTTTCCGCAATGGTTAATCCTAACGCAATAGTATCCTCCTGCTCGGAAAGCAACCATCTCATTACCTTCTCTTTTTCGATTTCCTTTTCTGACATAAACTTATGATCTAAACTTATCTAAATGCAAGATTAGATTATTACCAGGGTGTATAAAATTAGGTATCTGCCAAAAGTTAAATAATCTTAGAAACAACATTAACCTGTCTATTCACTATTTCTGTCGCTCTATGTGGCATTAGAAAGATCGTCTACAAAAACAATCTTTTACTATACACTTATTAACCAATAGGCTCAAAGCTATCACTAAAGAGGTAATACATAGTAGACAATTTATTTTCAGTTAAAAAAGTATCATATAACAAAATAAAGGTCAAATTATTTATTTTCGCCTCTAAAATCTGTAACCATTTTATGAAAAAATCATTATACATTCTACAACTTTTTATTTTGCTAATCTGCTCAGTACCTTTATTGGGACAAAATTATACATTTAAAAAGAGTATCGGGCAAGTCATACTATTTGACCCTTATGATGTTGCCATCGATACACAAGGATATCTTTATGTAATTAGCAGTCAGTTCATTGCAAAGTTGGATACCAATAATCAGTTACAATCTATTATTTATGGTGAGAAATATAGTTTCCTTAATTCTTTACTATTAGATAAGGCTGGTAACATTTGGGTGTCAGACAGAGGTCTTAATGAAATTCGCAAGTATGATCCTACAGGTAAGCTGGTTTTACGATTTGGTTCATGGGGAGGAGGTGATGGACAATTTATATACCCTCATGGTTTTGCATTTGATTCTCAAGGTAATATTTGGGTAGTAGACCAAGTAAATGACCGTATTCAGAAATTTGATTCTAATGGAAAGTTTCTGTTAAAGTTTGGATCACAAGGATCAGCCAATGGACAGTTTAATTCACCAGAAAAAATCACAGTAGATGCTCAGGATAATCTTTGGATCACAGATGCCAGTAATAACCGTATTCAAAAATTTGACTCCAATGGAAAGTTTCTATTAAAGTCTGGCTCCTATGGATCAGCCAATGGACAACTTATATATCCAGTTTCTATAAAAGTAGATGATGATAATAATATTTGGGTAACAGATACATTCAATGATCGTGTCCAAAAGTTTGATTCCAATGGGAAGTTTCTGGACAAATTTGGATCACAAGGATCAGAAGATGGACAACTTACATCTTTGCAGGGCATGGCTATAGATAAAAATCGACATATATGGATAACAACTGCGACTCATCGTATTCAGAAATTCGACTTCTATGGTAATTATTTAGGAAAATATGCAACACAGGGATCATCTAATGGCCAGTATTATGGACCTTATGGAATAACAACAGATCTTCAGGGCAATACATATGTGGCAGATCCTGTAAATAGTCGCGTTCAGAAATTCGACTCTGAAGGGAACTTTATATCTAAGTTCGGAAGTAATGGTTCCAATGATGGACAATTTTCCACAGCAAGAGATATCATAACAGACCAATTTGGGAATGTATGGATTGTGGATCAGGATAATCACAGAATTCAGAAGTTTGATTCTAATGGCAGATTTTCAGCAAAATTTGGAACATATGGTTTGGAAGATGGACAATTTAAATATCCATCATACATAGATATAGATTCTCAAGGTAACCTCTGGATTTCAGACACAGATAATAACCGTATTCAGAAATTTGATTCTAATGGAAAGTTTCTGTTAAAGTTTGGATCACAAGGATCAGCCAATGGACAACTTAGTGCACCCAAAGGTATCAAGGTAGATCGTCAGGGTAATGTATGGGTGATTGATGCCAATGCTCGTGTCCAGAAATTTGACCCTAGTGGAAAATTCTTGCTTCGGGTGGGCTCTTATGGCAATCAGCCTGGGCAATTTGGTTCTCCTACAGATATTGCGGTTGATACGAAAGGAAATATCTGGATATCAGACGACAGCAATGACAATATTCAACAATTTACTCCTGACGGAAAGTATATAGCCAGCATTAATATGTATGACACGGGTCCTGGTTATATTACATTTGACAGATATGATAATTTATATTGTACAAGTTATTATTTTGGTGCATTAGTCTTTGGTTCAGATCAGTTACAGACGTTTATCAAAGGCCGCGTCTATTCAGATGAAAACCAAAACTGTAGCTTTGATTCCTCCGATAAACCGCTTTCACAGATTGTAATGGTAGCGCAACCTGGTAATTATTACGGAATTACCGATTCCACAGGTAACTATCAGATTCAGGTAGATACAGGAATATTTACAGTAAGTCAGGTTCTACACAGTAAATCTACTTATGGTCAGTTATTAGAGCCTATATGTCCTGCTACTAATACATCAGAAAAACTGACACTTAAAAATGCAGGGGAGGTGGTTTCTAACATTAACTTTGCCAATAAAGTAATATTGACGCCCTTGTTGACAACCAACATTGCTTCGGATCGTCGTCGTAGGTGTATGAAAAACAATACTGCAGTCAGTTTTTCTAACAAAGGACATGTAGATGCCACCAATGTAAAAGTATATATAAAGCTACCTCAGTATGTTTTTATCGAGTCTGTAGATAAACCATACATTATCGACAAGGATTCCAATTACGTATTTACCATCGGTCTACTCAAGGCTGGAGAATCTGGCACTATTCATATCATTGATACGGTTGCCTGTGAACGAAATATAGTCGGGTTAACCCAATGTACCAAAGTATGGATCACTCCTGCCAATAGTTATACTTTGCCTGATAACTCACTCTGGGACAAGTCGGATATTGTTCTTAAAGGTAAGTGTATCGAAAATGGACGAGTGCAAATGGTGATTAAAAATGCAGGTCTGGAAGCAATGGCTGATAGTAGCGAATTCAGGATATTGTTGAATGCTCAGTTAGCTTTTCGGAAGAACTATAAGTTAATAGCAGGCGATAGTTTGGTATTGAAAATTCCTGCTAATGGCAAAACCATCCGTCTGGAAGCAGATCAGCGGCCAGATCATCCCCACAAATCACAAACTAACCTGACTATTGAAGGGTGTATGGCTTCTAGTATGGATATGGTGAGCAAAGGATTTGTAGATGTACTGCCACAAGATGATGCAGAACCCGAAGTAGCTATTGAATGCTTACCAATTATTGATTCTTATGACCCGAATGATAAACTGGTAAGTCCTGCAGGAACATCCAATAACCATTATACACCAACAACATCCGAATTAAAATATGTAGTCCGCTTCCAGAATACAGGTACTGATTATGCTTACAAAGTTGTGGTAGTTGACACACTGTCTGAAAATCTGGATATATCAACTCTCCAAATGGGAAGTGTTTCACATGCTTACACACTGAAAGTTAGTGGCAAAGGTCATCCTGTATTGACCTGGACGTTCAATGACATCAATCTGCCGGATAGTACCCGTGATCAGACAGGTAGTAATGGATTTATTCAGTTCTCGATCAAGCCAAAAACTGGCTTGTCAGAAAAAGCCCGTATCGAAAACTTTGCAGATATCTTCTTTGATTACAATGATCCGGTACGTACCAATACAACTGCTAATGTGCTCTATGATATACCTCCTGTGATAACTGAAGAGAACAAATTGAATGAAAAAGGCTTGCTCTTTTTGATCCCAACTATCAGCAGCTTTACCCCCGAACAAGCACAGGTGGGTGAACAACTAACCATTACAGGTACCAACTACCAGCCTGTTATCACAGATAATACTGTAAAGATCAATGGCATAACAGCCACAGTTGTTTCCGCTAATGAAACACAACTGGTAGTAACTGTACCACAAGGCGTAACGGCAGGTAAGGTAAGTGTAACAACACCAGGCGGAACTGCCACCAGTGAGACTGTGTTTGTAATGAAGCCTACCGCTAGTGAACAACCTCAGTGGAGTCGTCCAATTGTAATCTCTCCAAACCCAACAGAAGGAAGGTTTACAATTGACTTCTCTAAAACTGGTGTTCAGATTCAGGCCATTGAAATATATAATCACCTGGGGCAACAAATTAGTCCACAAACGGTATCGAAGGCTACTGCCAGAAAAGAAGTAGACCTTTCAGATACAGGAACAGGGATTTACCTGATTGTCTTCAAAACAGACAAAGGCAATGCGACCCGAAAGCTGATTGTAAAATAATCCAAAAAAGAATAAAAAAGTGGTTCAGATAGTTTTTGTCTGAACCACTTTTTTATTTATAAAATCAACTTAAAGATGCTTCTTTTTCGAATGCTGTTTATCCTGTTTATCTATCTGGTCATTTTTGGCTTGCTGGCAAAGGCCTTTTATAATCCTGTAGGTTCAGACTTTTTTGGCCTATTGGTGATAGGCACCTTTGTATGTATGTTTTTCTATGGATTATATTCTATGGTGATCTATACGTTGTTCAAAAAAATAAAAGAACGTTCTGTTTTGATTGAACTTTCTTTCTGTGTGGTAGAATTAATACCGTTCTTTTTGATTATATGTGTAACATTTCTAAAATCATGAAGCATTTTCGTTCATACATACTAATATCAAGCTTTCTCTTGCAGACAATTTCCGGTTGTACTAGTAAAGAGGGCCACTATATCAACTTGATCAGGTATCAATTGCATGTGGGACAAATGGTAGAAATCTATTATTTCACCAATTCATGTTGTTATTATTGCATTGTTAATGAAAAGTCATTATCACATGTCCAGTTCATAAAAAGTAAAGCAGTGGGAGAAACAGAAGCATCAAGAATGTGTGACGGATGTGATCACCCAGCTGCTTTTGTCTTTAAAGCGATCAAACCCGGTATAGATACAATCCGGTTAGATCGCCCTATGGCTCTTGAATCCTGTGATAGCACCTATAGTAAGGATCAGGAATTGTATGTTGTTGAAGTCAAATGAGAAACTTTTCCCATTGTTGTGTATTTCACTAACACTCCTCTAATCCTTTTTAATTCATAATTCCAGAAAAATTTCTTCTGTTTTTCAGTAACACAAAAGTCTGATTAATCAACATCAGCCTCCTTTCCTACATACTGGGTGAACTTGTTTACCCAGCCGATACATTCTGCTTTTATTCAGAAGCCTATATTAGAGATGCCGATCACCTCAGGTAACAGATTGATGTATAACATCCTTTCTATCTGTGTGAATAACTATTCCTTCTAGTATTGCTTATGAAATCATGTCTTGTATTCCTTTTTGCCGTTATTGCCTGTTTTAGTTCATGTAACCAGACAACAAGCAGTCAGAAACCTGTCTCAAAAATTCCGTTTGAAGAAGTACTTACCTTTATCCAACAACTTTCAGAATACACCGGAATGTGGGTTAAAAACAGTTCTGCTATTCCACAAAAAGACAAACTAAAGACGTTACTCAGCCAGTATCCAAAGATAAAGGACAACGTTCTGAGAGAATTGATTACATACGAAGGAAAAAACGAAAAAAAGACACTAGAACAAATCCTGGAGGCTAATAAGTCGAATAAAGAGAAATTACTGGAAGAACTTTTGGTATGGAAACATAAACAGGAATCGCTAAAGTCTATAGATATCCTCACAGATCTTGAACAAGTGGTTACAAATACTCAGACAATTACCCAAAGTCTTAAAGAAGCTAAGAACTATGAAGAGAATGGTGGTATAGGTGTTTTTGAGGCTCAGACCACCTACGAGGAAGACGTTCTGAAAGGGGTGGAGAAAATCCGGTTGGTGATAACAGCTATTCGTACAGAAGGTGCTCAACTTAAAGAGAAATAAATTAAAAATTAAACTATATAAGGAAATTTCAGGTCTCTTCCCTTAAAAGTCTCAATATTATGTTTCTAAGAGAAGAGACAAGTAACTTTCATCCTTTTATAGCTTCCAGCCAGGCTTGGGCCATCAGTCGGGCACCTGCAATGCTGGGGTGTACACCATCGTAGGTCCAGTAGACGCCGGGAGCAGCTTTTTGGGCTTTATCAAATACCGTCTGGTAAGGAATATATACGGCACCATAGCTATCTGCTATCTCACGAGAAGCCTTGCGGTAGTCGTTAAAGGCAGGATACCACTTCTCATCTACTGCCTTAATGCCCGTTACAGCAAAAGGCTCTCCGATGACGAGTTTAATAGTCGGATACTTTTGTTTGGTGCGATCCAGCAGTGCTTTCAGATCGGTCTGGTAGGTTTGGACCGTGCCTGTGTAGTTATGGGTTAGCGTATGCCAGAAGTCGTTTACGCCAATCAATATACTGAGTACATTCGGTTTCAGATCCAGACAATCGGCATCCCAACGTTCGGCAAGCTGATACACCTTGTTTCCACTAATGCCTTTGTTATAGATTTTCAGGGTTTTGTCTGCATGTTGCAAAAGTAAATCAGAAGCGGCCATAAAGGCATATCCAGATCCTAAAGCACCTGTATTGTTTGCCTCTGATGCTTCACGCTTTCTGCCGGCATCGGTAATAGAATCACCTTGAAAAAGAATGATATCATCCTTTTGTAAGGTGATTTTGCCAACTTTTTCAGCAGCAAAGGCAGCAGATACAATTTGAGGAATGGATAGGGAAAGTGCTGTTCCGGCAGTGGCTTTTTTCAGAAAATTTCTGCGGTTAAATAGATTGGTAAGGGGCATAGCAACAGGTATAATTGTTAAGTTAGTGTTTAGTCTTTTTTACAATCAATTGGGTGCTTTAGGTGCAGGAGCCAGTTCTGTCCAGGTCCAGGCTTTGTCTCTTCCTGCAGTATGCTGTCTCATATTTTTTACCTCTTCCGGCTTTACCAGAATCCGGGATAGTTCTTCTGTTGAAACGCCCCCTCTGTTGGGGCGACCTAAATCATACCGCACATAACTCAATACAGAAGCTATCCATTCATCCTCGTTAGCCCCCATGGGTGGCATTATATCCGGATAGGTTTTATCCTCAATAGGTCCGGTTAATCCGTGCAACAAGATTTTAATCATGGCATCCTTGTTGGTCATCAATCGTTGAGAGAAGCCTGCCAATGGAGGCGCAACCTGACTAGGTAGTCCCTGTCCTTCGGGTCCGTGGCAAGTTGAACAAAGAGATTGAAAAATCATAGCTCCATTCAGAATCATCTTTCGATTTGCTTCATTGAGGCTACCCAGTTTAATACCATATTTTTTTACATCGTCATTTCTTTCGATGGCCAGTTGTGTATTTTTCAGCATTTCATTGCCGGTATTTGCTTCCAGAACCTCATTTACCAGCTCTTTAGCTTTTGGTGACTGACTTTTATGAAGTGATAACAGCAACTGCACCCGTACGTCATAGCTGGCATCGTCTTTCATGGCTTTCAGCTGAGTCAACATATCTACATCATTCGCTATCAACCAGGGTTCGCTTACCCAGACAGCAGCCCGTCTTACCTGCTCATCTTCATCCTTCATGGCTGTCAGAACAATACTCTTATCTAGCGCCTCTAATCCTTCCAGTGTCCACAAAGCATGCAGGCGTCCCAGGGCGGATGGTTTATGGCCAAAGGCAGCCTCTCCCTTTATGATCTGTTTTAATACAGGGATCACAGCTTTATCCTGTCTCACCACCAGTTCTTTCTGGGCATTGTCTCTCCACCAGCCATTGGGATGATCCAGATAGGCCACCAGCTTGCTTCCGGGCTCACTAAGCATTTTTGGTTTGGGACCTCTTGAAAGGCGATCATATACCAGCCTGTAGATACGTCCTCTCTGAATGTTTTTATCCAGTCCCAGACGCTGAATCTGCGGACGCAGGTAGCTGCCTTTAGCGGTCCAGGTTCCTTCCTGAATAATACCTCTGTACATGTCTACAATATACAAACATCCATCTGGCCCGGTGTAGGTATTGACAGGACGAAAGTTCATATCTGTAGAGGCAATAAACTCCTGTTTGTCATAGGCATTTTCCAGTGTCACCTTACCCGCCTTGTTGAGGACCTTTGCACGCCGGATAATGCGGGCTACGGGTTCATTGATAAGGTAATCACCCACCAATGTTTTAGGCAACCGATCTCCTCTGAAAATAGACTGCCCATTTCCGGCGGTAAAATGATTCAGGGTAGTATCGGGGCGAATACGTTTAAGTCCGCCCTGGATATCAGGTGTTTTAATAATAGGCCATACAGCCCCAAAGGTAGAATCGATATAGGCATCCCTGAACTCCAGTTGACCATATGCAGGATTGATCTGGAATCCGGAACCAGCATTCTCCCCTCCTGCTCTGCTAAAAAACAGCCGTCCAAAGTTATCGTGTGTCAGTCCCCATTGCCCGTTCGAGCCACTTGCCAATGTATCTGCTTCTAGCATCCCATTTTTATAACGAAAACGTACAGGATCTACCGTTACATAAATCCAGTTGTCCATGTTCCAGTCCAGGCCGCTGCGCTGGTGCTCCAGATTGCCTGGAGCTCTCTTATTAATATGATAGACACATCGTTTCTGATCTGCCACACCATCTCCGTTGGTGTCTTTGTAGGCATATATATCGTAGGTATCTGTTTCGTTTACTAACAACTCCGAACCTACACACAAGATCATACGGGGCAACATCAGCTTGTCTATAAACACAGAGCTTTTGTCCATCCGGCCATCGTTATTTGTATCCTCCAGCAGCATAATTCTGCTGTGTGGTTCGTGCTCTCCAGTGGTGTCTACTGTCTGCATATAGGTCTCCATCTGAGCCACATACATACGTTCATTGCCATCCCAGGCAATAGCTACCGGTTCGGTTATCATGGGTTCGCTGGCAACCAGTTCCATATGATATCCTTTGGGCAGTCGAAACGATGCCAGTGTCTGTTCCGGGGTAAGTGGCAATGGCGATGGATCTGAGTTTACAGTGTAGGGTGTCTCAAATCCCTCTTCCTCCTTAACCTGCATGGCGGGAGTCACATGTCGGTTACAGGTAGTGAGCAGAAAGGGAAGTGTAATAAGAAGTGTAATAGGCCATTGTTTTGCTTTCATGGTAGATCGTCGGTTCCTGAAGTAATTCTTAGAGAATGTCTACCTTATTTGTAAAGGCTTCAAAGGCATATTTTAGGCTGCGCCTTCACCTATTTTTCGGTCTATAGCTTTTGCTATGTTACGATTGGTTTATAGGTAAATAACTTGGCTCGCTACAAAATCTGTTCGTTGAGCTAATTTAAAATAAGGTTACCATCCTCTTACCAATTAAACTGTTTAAAGCGCCTGGCATCAAAAAGGCATTCTTGAAACGTATTCTACATCAGAAAATAGTTTTACAACAGAAAAATATTTGCAACGAATCTAGTAATAAACTATTATTATTTTACACTTTTTGTATAATTATAATTTTATGGAAAGACAAATTTGTGGAGGACTATTAGTCTGGTCGTTACCCGCCGAATAATGGGAAAGTCCGATTCTCTTTTTGCCCTTCTGAAAAGAGCCGTGACAAGACTAGTGACCTTTCCGACTTGAGATAATTGTTTTTCTCATAAGCCAAGCATAGCTCTATTTGTCAGGAAATCCTTCCAGGAGGATAGGAAAAGTGTGGTACTTACAGGAGAGGACAGAGAGGCGTTTTTCCCTTTATTTACACACCTCTTTCCCAAAAAAGCTATGGGACACGATAAGTCAGCCAGCAAAATAATGTTACTACATCAAAAATATTCCATTATTTAATACAATTATTTACATCAATACGTTTATATTACACAAGAAACTTTTTTTCACGATTTCTTATCATGAAACATTTTGCACATAGATCACTGCCTATTTTTCTGTTTTTGTTTCAGCTGGTTCCCTGCCAGGCACAGAAAGAAGCTACCCATTGGTACTTTGGCCGAAAACAGGGGTTTGACTTTAGCAATGGGACTCCCATAATAGACCGAAATAGTGATATGCTTACAGTCAGAGGATGCGTCACTATGTCTGACAAAAATACAGAGGAACTGCTATTTTACAGCAATGGGCGCAATGTCTGGAACCGCTTTCATCAGCGTATGCCCAATAGCCATTTTTTTTCAGAGGAGTGCAGTGGGCCTGTTCCTCAATCCGTACTGATTGTACCTGTCCCCGAAAGCGAATCGCTTTATTACCTGTTTAGCTTATATCCGGTAACTAACAACATACCAGACACTTCTGCTAACTGTATATTTGGTGATTTAAGTGAAGGCCTTATTGGCAATGGCACCTATTCTTTTCAATTGCGCTATTCAATTATTGACATGCAACTGGATGATGGCAAAGGAGACATTGTGGATGATCAAAACAACCTGTTTCTAACCGATAACCTGAGTGCTAAACTCACCGCTGTTCCGCATACAAATGGCACGGACTACTGGCTCATTTTACATGAGGCAGTTGGTGATTCGTTTTATACCTGTTTAATAGACCCGTCTGGTATACAACCTCCTAGTCAACAGCGTATTGGCTCCGAGTATCAGGTTCGTCCAAGCAGCATTGGCAGCTATCATGAAGTTTTAGGTGAAGTAAAAGCCTCTCCAGATGGCAAAAAGCTGGCTTGTGCCGTATACAATATTCTGGGTCACCCCTTTGATGTATTTGATTTTGATGCAGCTACAGGTACTATTTCCAATTATCAGAACTATGGAAATATCTCACAGCAGATGGGGGTAAGCTTTTCACCAGATAACACTAAGTTATATGTCACGTCTTTCAATAAGATAGATAAAACCAACCTGATGGAGCTAATCCGTCAGTATGATCTATCTTTACCAAGCCTTTCTCAGGCGCTCTCTTCTGGTAAAAGTATTATTCGGTTTAATCCCTGTACCAATATATCCGAAAAAGCCTGGCCAGTCAATGTAGTTTTCAATACCTTGCACATTGCCCCTGATGGAAAAATATATGGGGCTGGCGAAGGAAGTAACAATGAGAATGGCGGAAATAATGATATGCTGGTCATTGCACATCCTAATCGGGCTGGATTTGACTGTGGGGTATCTTTCCAACGATTTGCTTTTGGTATACCCGACTCAG
Encoded proteins:
- a CDS encoding leucine-rich repeat domain-containing protein; this translates as MAEDQIEKENVMRLLLSGQMESIQLGLEIAQASHIDIEEFKQGVEIAFGFFSKSAHYPFNKKLYGVYFKKELDLSKRDLTGVPSQIKYFRHLEKLNLANNKLRVLPTDISQFKGLTHLELSYNQLTSLPAEIGELSQLMELKVSHNQLVKLPLEIGKLHGLESLFLDHNDLESLPDEILNLSRLSTLLISDNKLQSLSAQLKSLSKLLFLVLVNNSFSVEEKERIREELPKCQVLFELRRTKDIK
- a CDS encoding leucine-rich repeat domain-containing protein, translated to MSEKEIEKEKVMRWLLSEQEDTIALGLTIAETLKLDLEEFKQDISIAYRLLSSKVGISFEKQLWEISNARGLTLRDESILPWQIVYFVNLKSLDLTRNHFTAIPTQIGNLTQLTWLDLSANQLNTLPTEIRNLKNLKELRLSFNQFTIIPDEIWSLTTLTNLDLGNNPLKIIPAKIGNLTDLILLDIRSIQLVALPVEIGKLIRLKELRVDENQLTSLPQEISALINLKELELSNNRLISLPDEIGCLVDLERLDLTTNLLQSLPVEIEKLKKMNGLYLEENPLSIFPISISKLPVLDYIELGNCQLRTLPAEIGTLTRLTTLHLNNNQLERLPEEIKNLTQLDSLNLTGNPISEAEQQKIRAWLPNCRIWF
- a CDS encoding DUF7619 domain-containing protein; the protein is MKKSLYILQLFILLICSVPLLGQNYTFKKSIGQVILFDPYDVAIDTQGYLYVISSQFIAKLDTNNQLQSIIYGEKYSFLNSLLLDKAGNIWVSDRGLNEIRKYDPTGKLVLRFGSWGGGDGQFIYPHGFAFDSQGNIWVVDQVNDRIQKFDSNGKFLLKFGSQGSANGQFNSPEKITVDAQDNLWITDASNNRIQKFDSNGKFLLKSGSYGSANGQLIYPVSIKVDDDNNIWVTDTFNDRVQKFDSNGKFLDKFGSQGSEDGQLTSLQGMAIDKNRHIWITTATHRIQKFDFYGNYLGKYATQGSSNGQYYGPYGITTDLQGNTYVADPVNSRVQKFDSEGNFISKFGSNGSNDGQFSTARDIITDQFGNVWIVDQDNHRIQKFDSNGRFSAKFGTYGLEDGQFKYPSYIDIDSQGNLWISDTDNNRIQKFDSNGKFLLKFGSQGSANGQLSAPKGIKVDRQGNVWVIDANARVQKFDPSGKFLLRVGSYGNQPGQFGSPTDIAVDTKGNIWISDDSNDNIQQFTPDGKYIASINMYDTGPGYITFDRYDNLYCTSYYFGALVFGSDQLQTFIKGRVYSDENQNCSFDSSDKPLSQIVMVAQPGNYYGITDSTGNYQIQVDTGIFTVSQVLHSKSTYGQLLEPICPATNTSEKLTLKNAGEVVSNINFANKVILTPLLTTNIASDRRRRCMKNNTAVSFSNKGHVDATNVKVYIKLPQYVFIESVDKPYIIDKDSNYVFTIGLLKAGESGTIHIIDTVACERNIVGLTQCTKVWITPANSYTLPDNSLWDKSDIVLKGKCIENGRVQMVIKNAGLEAMADSSEFRILLNAQLAFRKNYKLIAGDSLVLKIPANGKTIRLEADQRPDHPHKSQTNLTIEGCMASSMDMVSKGFVDVLPQDDAEPEVAIECLPIIDSYDPNDKLVSPAGTSNNHYTPTTSELKYVVRFQNTGTDYAYKVVVVDTLSENLDISTLQMGSVSHAYTLKVSGKGHPVLTWTFNDINLPDSTRDQTGSNGFIQFSIKPKTGLSEKARIENFADIFFDYNDPVRTNTTANVLYDIPPVITEENKLNEKGLLFLIPTISSFTPEQAQVGEQLTITGTNYQPVITDNTVKINGITATVVSANETQLVVTVPQGVTAGKVSVTTPGGTATSETVFVMKPTASEQPQWSRPIVISPNPTEGRFTIDFSKTGVQIQAIEIYNHLGQQISPQTVSKATARKEVDLSDTGTGIYLIVFKTDKGNATRKLIVK
- a CDS encoding SGNH/GDSL hydrolase family protein, which gives rise to MPLTNLFNRRNFLKKATAGTALSLSIPQIVSAAFAAEKVGKITLQKDDIILFQGDSITDAGRKREASEANNTGALGSGYAFMAASDLLLQHADKTLKIYNKGISGNKVYQLAERWDADCLDLKPNVLSILIGVNDFWHTLTHNYTGTVQTYQTDLKALLDRTKQKYPTIKLVIGEPFAVTGIKAVDEKWYPAFNDYRKASREIADSYGAVYIPYQTVFDKAQKAAPGVYWTYDGVHPSIAGARLMAQAWLEAIKG